A portion of the Trachemys scripta elegans isolate TJP31775 chromosome 9, CAS_Tse_1.0, whole genome shotgun sequence genome contains these proteins:
- the GAB3 gene encoding GRB2-associated-binding protein 3 isoform X1 — MSSGDVVCTGWLIKSPPEKKLKRYAWRKRWFVLRRGRMSGNPDVLEYYRNNHSKKPIRIIDLNECEVLKHSGSNFIKKEFQNNFVFIVKTTYRSFYLVAKTEEEMQKWVHNISQICNFGHVEDGTDSVESLSHTTSSLQPSPAVSTHTSRITDPSSSVGSATTDASASEETRSESESVFLPDYLFLSNCETGKFNHIRCDSWSNSDRSLEQTSSDDVFVDALQSQPSLHVQSSGNGIVHQDGGQPPNHGIIPRSIDVSGPFSDVSSSSPLLGPPLTPTFQIDKSQTALPYGVTELDILSNTPPPRPPKPTHFSDWSGEELSNGALQNGHGGICRAQIALVPRRISLSSLDNVRHWKANVEGSSLRSRDKRLSLNLPCRFTPLYSSASDNTEDSYVPMHPSTSPPIPGPDCSPDGYTPMSPSSATFTFPVVTNDKLSSPLPELPTDLEPPPVNRDLKPRRKSRPPPLDLRNLSTIREHATLTRMWTVPYNRTSFISQDRDGINSARIFANSVSGEEEESYIQMEHSQATSPCSGAFPWSRKSNLDYLALDFNSASPSPVQKVRIISANTTLFCTSWCLSLMEANRQRFSLLVNLNTMKSVVLFQLIAFITGST; from the exons GCATGGCGGAAGCGCTGGTTTGTGCTCCGCAGGGGCCGCATGAGTGGGAACCCAGACGTTCTGGAGTACTACAGAAACAACCATTCAAAGAAACCCATTCGGATCATAGACCTTAACGAATGTGAAGTGCTGAAGCATTCAGGGTCCAACTTCATCAAGAAAGAATTCCAGAATAACTTTGTCTTCATTGTGAAAACCACCTACCGCTCCTTTTACTTGGTGGCGAAAACGGAGGAGGAAATGCAGAAATGGGTGCACAACATCAGCCAGATCTGCAACTTCGGACACGTGGAAGATGGCACAG ATTCTGTGGAGAGCCTGTCTCACACCACCTCGTCCCTCCAGCCCTCGCCAGCCGTCTCCACCCATACCTCACGGATCACAGACCCCTCCTCTTCTGTAGGCAGTGCCACCACAGACGCCTCTGCTTCCGAAGAGACCAGGAGTGAGTCGGAGTCAGTCTTCCTCCCCGACTACCTCTTCCTATCGAACTGCGAGACGGGCAAGTTCAATCATATCAG ATGTGACAGCTGGTCGAATTCTGACAGATCCCTGGAGCAGACCTCATCAGATGACGTTTTTGTTGATGCCTTGCAGTCTCAACCCTCCCTTCACGTACAGTCATCCGGCAACGGCATCGTACACCAGGATGGGGGCCAGCCACCGAATCATGGGATTATACCCAGAAGCATAGACGTTAGCGGGCCGTTCAGTgatgtctcctcctcctctccactctTAGGGCCTCCTTTAACACCAACCTTTCAGATTGATAAAAGCCAAACCGCACTGCCCTATGGCGTAACTGAACTGGATATTTTGTCTAACACGCCACCACCCCGGCCACCCAAACCAACCCATTTCTCAGACTGGAGCGGGGAGGAGCTATCCAACGGGGCTCTTCAGAATGGACACGGTGGGATTTGCAGGGCTCAGATTGCCTTGGTGCCGAGAAGAATCTCCTTGTCCAGTTTGGATAACGTGCGGCACTGGAAAG ccaaCGTGGAAGGAAGCTCTCTCAGAAGTCGAGATAAGAGGCTTAGTTTGAATTTG CCGTGTCGATTCACCCCGCTCTACTCTTCAGCATCGGACAATACGGAGGACAGCTATGTACCCATGCACCCCAGCACCTCTCCACCCATCCCAGGACCAGATTGCTCACCCGATGGCTACACTCCCATGAGCCCAAGCTCAGCGACCTTTACCTTTCCTGTAGTCACCAATGACAAACTCTCCAGCCCACTGCCGGAACTTCCCACAGACCTGGAACCACCTCCAGTGAATCGAGATCTCAAACCCCGTAGGAAAT CACGACCCCCTCCGCTGGATCTGAGAAACCTCTCCACAATCCGGGAACACGCTACCTTGACCAGGATGTGGACTGTGCCTTA CAATCGAACGAGCTTTATCTCTCAAGATAGAGACGGTATTAATTCAGCAAGAATATTTGCCAATTCAGTTTCcggagaagaggaagaaagttACATTCAAATG GAGCACAGCCAGGCAACATCTCCATGCAGTGGTGCtttcccatggtcaaggaagtcCAACCTTGATTACTTAGCATTGGATTTTAATTCCGCTTCCCCATCCCCTGTACAGAAGGTAAGAATCATTTCTGCAAATACCACCCTTTTTTGTACATCCTGGTGTCTCTCTCTGATGGAGGCAAACAGACAGAGATTCTCACTTCTGGTTAACCTCAATACAATGAAATCCGTCGTGCTCTTCCAGCTGATTGCATTCATAACAGGCTCAACATGA